A window of Ananas comosus cultivar F153 linkage group 4, ASM154086v1, whole genome shotgun sequence contains these coding sequences:
- the LOC109708549 gene encoding palmitoyltransferase ZDHHC17-like, whose amino-acid sequence MVGSGFQRLRKSPWEILSSAIFSSILVVSSQLALAMVPHFFPSFSLVSMLPIAGVVFVATVVIGRWCRRLLGVPASAPAFVLFNVFFLWGVYICIIRQAVPSLLDAILNAECALLLFGLYRIFSSDPGMVSYDSSRSTEASCNGFSDFSQCENSSLFPRVRYCTSCKTNIRGFDHHCPALGNCIGQKNHRLFMVLLTGFVIAESSYTMCSTRYITRFLNTSRVGLEANLSLNMVISTMLFSILQVLWQVVFLMWHLYCICFNIKTEEWINWRKYPEFQLNIPAPAQQGSAFSEIRFFNPYDKGFVGNIKEFLKPKH is encoded by the exons ATGGTGGGTTCAGGGTTTCAGAGGCTCCGGAAATCACCATGGGAGATCCTATCTTCCGCGATCTTTTCTTCTATCCTTGTCGTGTCGTCTCAGTTGGCACTTGCCATGGTTCCTCACTTCTTCCCCTCCTTTTCTCTTGTCTCTATGCTTCCGATTGCAG GTGTGGTTTTTGTTGCGACTGTTGTGATCGGTAGATGGTGTCGGCGGCTCCTTGGCGTACCTGCATCTGCTCCGGCTTTTGTTCTCTTCAATGTATTTTTTCTTTGGGGAGTGTACATTTGCATTATACGGCAAG CTGTTCCTTCTTTGTTGGATGCAATTCTTAATGCTGAGTGTGCTCTGCTATTATTTGGACTTTATAG GATTTTTTCTAGCGATCCGGGAATGGTTTCATATGACTCTTCGCGTTCAACAGAAGCCAGTTGCAATGGTTTCTCCGATTTCAGCCAGTGTGAG AACTCTTCACTGTTTCCAAGGGTAAGATACTGCACTAGCTGCAAGACAAATATTAGAGGATTTGATCACCACTGTCCTGCTTTGGGAAATTGCATAG GTCAGAAAAATCACCGGCTGTTTATGGTCCTTCTAACTGGATTTGTTATTGCTGAGTCTTCCTATACCATGTGTTCAACTCGAT ATATCACAAGATTCCTGAATACTTCAAGAGTAGGATTAGAG GCTAACCTCTCCCTTAACATGGTCATCAGCACAATGCTATTCTCTATCCTCCAGGTGCTATGGCAG GTGGTTTTCTTGATGTGGCACCTTTATTGCATCTGCTTCAACATCAAAACAGAGGAATGG ATAAATTGGCGGAAGTATCCCGAATTCCAGCTTAACATTCCAGCTCCAGCTCAACAAG GGAGTGCATTCTCCGAAATCAGGTTTTTTAATCCCTATGATAAAGGTTTTGTCGGCAACATAAAAGAGTTCTTGAAACCTAAACACTAG
- the LOC109708550 gene encoding uncharacterized protein LOC109708550, whose amino-acid sequence MNNSGSSGVVKKKRFGGGRPPTGTPSLAWSSVVVVVSLLSGASLVHRIYNPDLTIPPAESAAGSGGITKEEEEEEAVAKP is encoded by the exons ATGAACAACAGTGGTAGTAGTGGCGtggtgaagaagaagaggttcGGGGGAGGGCGACCTCCGACGGGAACCCCCTCGCTCGCGTGGTcctccgtcgtcgtcgtcgtctccctcctctccgGCGCGTCCCTCGTCCACCGCATCTATAACCCCGATCTC ACGATTCCTCCTGCGGAAAGCGCCGCTGGTTCTGGTGGGATcacgaaggaggaggaggaggaggaggccgtAGCGAAACCCTAG